In Luteibaculum oceani, the genomic window GTACATTGCCAGGTAGAAATGACTTCCTCTATTATCCAACTCCTTAACTTTTCTTGATGGAGATTTTCCGTTATCTAAAAGTTTTCCAGTTGCTGTATCAAGGGTGTCTGCTAAAATTTTAGCCTTTTCGTTGTTGTGATTCTCAGCAAGATGCTCAAGTGAAACAGCTAGGGCTAAAAACTCACCCAATGAATCCCATCTTAGGTGATTTTCTTCAACAAATTGTTCAACGTGCTTAGGAGCAGATCCTCCAGCCCCAGTTTCGAATAATCCACCGCCATTCATCAATGGAACGATAGATAACATCTTAGCACTGGTTCCTAATTCTAAAATAGGGAATAGGTCAGTTAAATAATCTCTTAATACGTTTCCTGTAACCGAAATGGTATCTTTTCCAACCTTCACTCTTTCTAATGAAAAACGGGTTGCTTCAACAGGAGAAAGGATGTGAATTTCTAATCCAGTTGTATCGTAATCTTTTAGGTAAGTATTTACTTTTTCAATAAGCTGTGCATCGTGAGCTCTGTTTTTATCCAACCAGAAAATCGCAGGGTTTCCAGTGGCTTTTGCTCTGTTTACTGCAAGCTTTACCCAGTCTTTAACTGGAGCATCTTTTACCTGGCACATTCTCCAAATGTCACCAGCTTCTACGTCGTGCTCTAGTAGGGTATTTCCATTATTGTCAATTACCGCAACTTTACCTGCAGAAGGGATTTGGAAAGTTTTATCATGAGACCCATACTCCTCTGCCTTTTGAGCCATTAAACCAACGTTAGAGACAGATCCCATAGTGGTTGGATCAAAGGCTCCATGTTCTTTACAGAAATTAATGGTTTCACTATATACACCAGCATAACTACGGTCTGGAATGATAGCAACGCAGTCTTGCTGTTTCCCTTCTTTGTTCCACATCTGCCCAGAAGTTCTAATCATTGCTGGCATCGATGCGTCGATAATAACATCTGAAGGAACGTGAAGGTTGGTAATTCCTTTATCAGAGTTAACCATAGCGATATCTGGACCAGCCCCTAGAGCAGCTTCCATATCGGCAATAATTTCCTCTTTTTTATTTCCGTCTAACTCGTCAAGTTTTGCATAAAGATCTCCTAGACCGTTGTTAGGGTTTACTCCTAAGCTTTCGAAGGTGCTATTGTGCTTAGCAAATACATCCTCGAAATAGGTGCTA contains:
- a CDS encoding NADP-dependent isocitrate dehydrogenase; amino-acid sequence: MSNSKGKIHYTITDEAPFLATHSLLPIIEAYAATAGVEVETKDISLAARIISQFPEYLTEEQKVPDTLAELGKMVKTPEANIIKLPNISASIPQLTNAIKELQSQGYKLPDYPFEPKDDKEKDIQARYDKVKGSAVNPVLREGNSDRRAPRAVKEYAKKNPHRMGAWSKDSKTYVASMSGGDFYGSEKSTTIKEAGSVRIELKTLDGKTEVLKPEVKLQAGEIIDAAVMSKAALRAFLKQCKEDAKAKGILYSVHLKATMMKVSDPILFGNAVSTYFEDVFAKHNSTFESLGVNPNNGLGDLYAKLDELDGNKKEEIIADMEAALGAGPDIAMVNSDKGITNLHVPSDVIIDASMPAMIRTSGQMWNKEGKQQDCVAIIPDRSYAGVYSETINFCKEHGAFDPTTMGSVSNVGLMAQKAEEYGSHDKTFQIPSAGKVAVIDNNGNTLLEHDVEAGDIWRMCQVKDAPVKDWVKLAVNRAKATGNPAIFWLDKNRAHDAQLIEKVNTYLKDYDTTGLEIHILSPVEATRFSLERVKVGKDTISVTGNVLRDYLTDLFPILELGTSAKMLSIVPLMNGGGLFETGAGGSAPKHVEQFVEENHLRWDSLGEFLALAVSLEHLAENHNNEKAKILADTLDTATGKLLDNGKSPSRKVKELDNRGSHFYLAMYWAEALATQNADKQLQEIFTPIAAAMEASEETIVNELNEVQGVSVEIKGYYHPDRSIVSEKMRPSNTLNSILAGITAAVNS